One genomic segment of Ictalurus punctatus breed USDA103 chromosome 4, Coco_2.0, whole genome shotgun sequence includes these proteins:
- the pgr gene encoding progesterone receptor, whose product MTDSSDSQRAGDVMEKYTEMSFGQVKNGADVSRLSCLARSFGEVEPLSVLSAPNTGGDFTVSACQERAEDFLKIEPGPWEDITDKAFPIKESTNLESTDVCKFIKGEREPTLITAPPRDAFDIDALDVSNSSLAPARPPLMDCSAGVMVDIPQSGALMSLSQMKPEAAAALGFDPAGVCKSEMGGWDPHLLFSAALAEERPGQMGFSPPEGIQSFIQRSPAVFSAFPSVHTQRTCVICGDEASGCHYGVLTCGSCKVFFKRAVEGHHSYLCAGRNDCIVDKIRRKNCPACRLRKCYQAGMMLGGRKLKRFGVLKAMGVSPSLMFQGHALASMPCIPGIQELQFSPQFLNILENIEPEMVYSGFDNSQPEIPNLLLNSLNRLCERQLLRIVRWSKALPGFRNLHINDQMTLIQYSWMNLLVFSLGWRTFQNVSPEFMYFAPDLILSHDRLRMTPIFDLCLAMQVIPQEFVRLQVTREEFLCMKALLLLNTVPLEGLKSQSQFDEMRQNYIRELSKAIQMKEKGVVGSSQRFYHLTKLMDSMHEIVKKVNLYCLSTFIQADAMKVEFPEMMSEVIASQLPKVLAGMVRPLLFHGK is encoded by the exons ATGACCGATTCCTCAGACAGCCAGAGAGCAGGTGATGTGATGGAGAAGTACACGGAGATGAGCTTTGGCCAGGTGAAGAACGGCGCGGATGTGTCGCGTTTGTCCTGCCTCGCGCGCAGTTTCGGAGAGGTCGAGCCGCTGTCCGTTTTGTCTGCTCCGAACACCGGCGGCGATTTTACCGTCAGCGCGTGCCAGGAGCGCGCGGAGGACTTCCTGAAAATCGAACCGGGACCGTGGGAGGACATCACGGACAAAGCGTTCCCAATCAAGGAGAGCACGAACTTAGAAAGCACAGACGTGTGTAAGTTCATTAAAGGCGAGCGGGAGCCCACGCTGATCACGGCTCCTCCGCGCGACGCCTTCGATATCGACGCGCTGGATGTGTCCAACTCTTCCCTCGCCCCGGCTCGGCCGCCACTCATGGACTGCAGTGCAGGAGTCATGGTGGACATTCCCCAGTCCGGTGCGTTAATGTCTCTGTCCCAGATGAAGCCCGAGGCGGCCGCTGCGCTCGGCTTTGACCCGGCGggagtgtgtaagagtgagaTGGGAGGATGGGACCCGCACCTTCTGTTTTCCGCCGCGCTGGCTGAAGAGCGACCCGGGCAGATGGGCTTCTCCCCTCCGGAGGGCATCCAAAGCTTCATCCAGCGCTCTCCCGCAGTGTTCAGCGCGTTCCCGAG tgtacatacaCAGAGAACGTGTGTGATATGCGGAGACGAGGCGTCCGGCTGCCACTACGGAGTCCTGACGTGTGGAAGCTGCAAAGTGTTCTTCAAGAGAGCTGTAGAAG GACATCATAGCTATCTGTGTGCCGGGCGAAACGACTGCATTGTGGATAAGATCAGGAGGAAAAACTGCCCTGCGTGTCGTCTCAGAAAATGCTACCAGGCCGGGATGATGCTCGGAG GTCGTAAGTTGAAGAGATTTGGTGTTCTGAAGGCCATGGGTGTAAGCCCGTCCCTGATGTTCCAGGGCCACGCTTTGGCCTCCATGCCATGCATTCCTGGGATCCAAGAGCTGCAGTTTTCACCTCAGTTTCTAAACATCCTTGAGAACATTGAACCCGAGATGGTCTACTCTGGCTTTGATAACTCCCAACCTGAAATCCCAAATCTGCTCCTGAACAGCCTGAACagactgtgtgagagacagCTGCTTCGGATCGTCCGCTGGTCCAAGGCTTTACCAG GTTTCCGTAATTTACACATCAACGATCAGATGACCCTGATCCAGTACTCCTGGATGAACCTGCTGGTGTTCTCTCTGGGctggagaaccttccagaacgTCTCCCCTGAGTTCATGTACTTTGCTCCTGACCTCATCCTCAGCCA TGACCGGCTGAGGATGACTCCGATATTCGACCTGTGCTTGGCCATGCAGGTGATCCCTCAGGAGTTTGTAAGGCTGCAGGTGACCAGAGAGGAGTTCCTGTGCATGAAGGCCCTGTTGCTGCTCAACACCg TTCCTTTGGAGGGTTTGAAGAGTCAAAGCCAGTTTGATGAGATGAGACAGAACTACATCCGAGAGCTGAGTAAAGCCATCCAGATGAAGGAGAAAGGTGTGGTGGGAAGCTCACAGCGTTTCTACCACCTCACCAAACTCATGGACTCCATGCATGAG ATAGTGAAGAAGGTCAACCTGTACTGCCTCAGCACCTTCATCCAGGCCGACGCCATGAAGGTGGAGTTTCCCGAGATGATGTCAGAGGTCATTGCGT